The Mustela erminea isolate mMusErm1 chromosome 6, mMusErm1.Pri, whole genome shotgun sequence genome includes a region encoding these proteins:
- the SLC16A8 gene encoding monocarboxylate transporter 3: MGAGGPRRGAGPPDGGWGWAVLGACFVVTGFAYGFPKAVSVFFRALMRDFGAGYSDTAWVSSIMLAMLYGTGPVSSILVTRFGCRPVMLVGGLLASAGMVLASFATRLLELYLTAGVLTGLGLALNFQPSLIMLGLYFERRRPLANGLAAAGSPVFLSALSPLGQQLLEHFGWRGGFLLLGGLLLHCCACGAVMRPPPGPGPRPRRDSADDAPGDAEAERGGLRLREAPPGGRPRRRLLDVAVCADRAFGVYAVTKFLMALGLFVPAILLVNYAKDAGVPDADAAFLLSIVGFVDIVARPACGALAGLARLRPHVAYLFSLALMANGLTDLSSARARSYGALVAFCVAFGLSYGMVGALQFEVLMAAVGSHRFPSALGLVLLVEAVAVLIGPPSAGRLVDALKNYEIIFYLAGSEVVLAGVFMAVATSCCLRRSRNPQPSQGTEGEASDTEDAEAEGDSGALPTGAEEPGSLKAREVPTPRAGPTEPEAEAESGLDPKSV; this comes from the exons ATGGGCGCTGGCGGCCCCCGGCGGGGCGCGGGACCCCCAGACGGTGGCTGGGGCTGGGCCGTGCTGGGCGCCTGCTTCGTGGTCACCGGTTTCGCCTACGGCTTCCCCAAGGCCGTGAGCGTCTTCTTCCGCGCGCTTATGCGCGACTTCGGCGCGGGCTACAGCGACACGGCCTGGGTGTCCTCCATCATGCTCGCCATGCTCTACGGCACCG GTCCGGTCTCCAGCATCCTCGTGACCCGCTTTGGCTGTCGTCCCGTGATGCTGGTGGGTGGGCTGCTGGCCTCGGCGGGCATGGTCCTGGCATCCTTCGCCACGCGCCTCTTGGAGCTGTACCTGACCGCCGGGGTGCTCACAG GCCTGGGCCTGGCTCTCAACTTCCAGCCGTCGCTCATCATGCTGGGGCTGTACTTCGAGCGGCGGCGGCCCCTGGCCAACGGGCTGGCGGCTGCGGGCAGCCCCGTGTTCCTGTCGGCGCTGTCGCCGCTGGGCCAGCAGCTGCTCGAGCACTTCGGCTGGCGCGGCGGCTTCCTGCTGCTCGGCGGTCTCCTGCTGCACTGCTGCGCGTGCGGCGCCGTCATGCGCCCGCCGCCGGGGCCCGGCCCGCGACCTCGCCGGGACAGCGCGGACGACGCTCCGGGGGACGCGGAGGCGGAGCGCGGGGGGCTGCGGCTGCGCGAGGCGCCCCCTGGCGGCCGCCCCCGCCGGCGCCTGCTGGACGTGGCCGTGTGCGCCGACCGCGCCTTCGGGGTGTACGCCGTCACCAAGTTCCTGATGGCGCTCGGGCTCTTCGTGCCCGCCATCCTGCTGGTGAACTACGCCAAGGACGCGGGCGTGCCGGACGCCGACGCCGCCTTCCTGCTGTCCATCGTGGGCTTCGTCGACATCGTGGCTCGGCCGGCGTGCGGGGCCCTAGCGGGCCTGGCGCGCCTACGACCCCATGTCGCCTACCTCTTCAGCCTGGCGCTGATGGCCAACGGCCTCACGGACCTGAgcagcgcgcgcgcgcgctcctACGGCGCCCTCGTCGCCTTCTGCGTCGCCTTCGGCCTCTCGTATGGCATGGTGGGCGCGCTGCAGTTCGAGGTGCTCATGGCAGCCGTGGGTTCGCACCGCTTCCCCAGTGCGCTGGGCCTGGTGCTGCTGGTCGAGGCTGTGGCTGTGCTCATTGGACCGCCCTCTGCTG GCCGCCTGGTGGACGCCCTGAAGAACTACGAGATCATCTTCTACTTGGCTGGCTCTGAGGTGGTCCTGGCCGGGGTCTTCATGGCTGTCGCCACCAGCTGTTGCCTGCGCCGCTCTCGGAACCCCCAGCCCAGCCAAGGCACCGAGGGCGAGGCCAGCGACACCGAAGATGCTGAGGCCGAAGGGGACTCTGGGGCTCTGCCCACGGGGGCTGAGGAGCCTGGCAGCCTCAAAGCCCGGGAGGTGCCCACCCCCAGGGCTGGGCCCACGgaaccagaggcagaggcagagtcaGGGCTGGACCCCAAGTCTGTATAG
- the PICK1 gene encoding PRKCA-binding protein isoform X1 produces MFADLDYDIEEDKLGIPTVPGKVTLQKDAQNLIGISIGGGAQYCPCLYIVQVFDNTPAALDGTVAAGDEITGVNGRSIKGKTKVEVAKMIQEVKGEVTIHYNKLQADPKQGMSLDIVLKKVKHRLVENMSSGTADALGLSRAILCNDGLVKRLEELERTAELYKGMTEHTKNLLRAFYELSQTHRAFGDVFSVIGVREPQPAASEAFVKFADAHRSIEKFGIRLLKTIKPMLTDLNTYLNKAIPDTRLTIKKYLDVKFEYLSYCLKVKEMDDEEYSCIALGEPLYRVSTGNYEYRLILRCRQEARARFSQMRKDVLEKMELLDQKHVQDIVFQLQRLVSTMSKYYNDCYAVLRDADVFPIEVDLAHTTLAYGLGQDEFTDGEEEEDEDDEDTAAGEPSRDARGAAGPLDKGGSWCDS; encoded by the exons ATGTTCGCGGACTTGGATTATGACATCGAGGAGGATAAACT CGGGATCCCGACTGTGCCCGGGAAGGTGACCCTGCAGAAGGACGCCCAGAACCTGATCGGGATCAGCATTGGAGGAGGCGCTCAGTATTGCCCCTGCCTCTATATCGTTCAG GTGTTTGACAACACCCCAGCGGCCCTGGACGGCACTGTGGCAGCCGGTGACGAGATCACCGGGGTCAATGGCAGGTCAATCAAGGGCAAAACCAAGGTGGAAGTGGCGAAGATGATTCAGGAGGTGAAG GGGGAAGTGACGATCCACTACAACAAGCTGCAGGCAGACCCTAAGCAGGGCATGTCCCTGGACATTG TGCTGAAGAAGGTAAAGCATCGCCTGGTGGAGAACATGAGTTCAGGGACCGCAGACGCCCTGGGCCTGAGCCGGGCCATCCTGTGCAACG ACGGGCTTGTGAAGAGGCTGGAGGAGCTGGAGCGGACCGCCGAGCTGTATAAAG GAATGACGGAACACACCAAGAACCTCCTCCGGGCCTTTTATGAGCTGTCACAGACACACCGGG CCTTTGGGGACGTGTTCTCCGTCATCGGGGTGCGGGAGCCCCAGCCAGCAGCGAGTGAGGCTTTCGTGAAGTTTGCCGACGCCCACCGCAGCATCGAGAAGTTCGGCATCCGGCTGCTGAAAACCATCAAGCCG ATGCTGACAGATCTGAACACGTACCTCAACAAAGCCATCCCAGACACTCGCCTCACCATCAAGAAGTACCTGGATGTGAAGTTTGAGTACCTA TCCTACTGCCTGAAGGTGAAGGAGATGGACGACGAGGAGTACAGCTGCATC gccctgggggagCCCCTGTACCGCGTGAGCACCGGCAACTACGAGTACCGCCTGATCCTGCGCTGTCGCCAGGAGGCCCGCGCCCGCTTCTCCCAAATGCGCAAGGACGTGCTGGAGAAGATGGAGTTGCTAGACCAGAAGCACG TCCAGGACATCGTGTTCCAGCTGCAGCGCCTTGTGTCCACCATGTCCAAGTACTACAACGATTGCTACGCGGTGCTGCGCGACGCCGACGTCTTCCCCATCGAGGTGGACCTGGCGCACACCACGCTGGCCTACGGCCTCGGCCAGGATGAGTTCACCgacggggaggaggaggaggacgaagaCGACGAGGACACGGCAGCCGGGGAGCCGTCCAGGGACGCGCGAGGGGCTGCCGGGCCCCTGGACAAGGGTGGGAGCTGGTGTGACTCCTGA
- the PICK1 gene encoding PRKCA-binding protein isoform X2, with the protein MFADLDYDIEEDKLGIPTVPGKVTLQKDAQNLIGISIGGGAQYCPCLYIVQVFDNTPAALDGTVAAGDEITGVNGRSIKGKTKVEVAKMIQEVKGEVTIHYNKLQADPKQGMSLDIVLKKVKHRLVENMSSGTADALGLSRAILCNDGLVKRLEELERTAELYKGMTEHTKNLLRAFYELSQTHRAFGDVFSVIGVREPQPAASEAFVKFADAHRSIEKFGIRLLKTIKPMLTDLNTYLNKAIPDTRLTIKKYLDVKFEYLSYCLKVKEMDDEEYSCIALGEPLYRVSTGNYEYRLILRCRQEARARFSQMRKDVLEKMELLDQKHGHRVPAAAPCVHHVQVLQRLLRGAARRRRLPHRGGPGAHHAGLRPRPG; encoded by the exons ATGTTCGCGGACTTGGATTATGACATCGAGGAGGATAAACT CGGGATCCCGACTGTGCCCGGGAAGGTGACCCTGCAGAAGGACGCCCAGAACCTGATCGGGATCAGCATTGGAGGAGGCGCTCAGTATTGCCCCTGCCTCTATATCGTTCAG GTGTTTGACAACACCCCAGCGGCCCTGGACGGCACTGTGGCAGCCGGTGACGAGATCACCGGGGTCAATGGCAGGTCAATCAAGGGCAAAACCAAGGTGGAAGTGGCGAAGATGATTCAGGAGGTGAAG GGGGAAGTGACGATCCACTACAACAAGCTGCAGGCAGACCCTAAGCAGGGCATGTCCCTGGACATTG TGCTGAAGAAGGTAAAGCATCGCCTGGTGGAGAACATGAGTTCAGGGACCGCAGACGCCCTGGGCCTGAGCCGGGCCATCCTGTGCAACG ACGGGCTTGTGAAGAGGCTGGAGGAGCTGGAGCGGACCGCCGAGCTGTATAAAG GAATGACGGAACACACCAAGAACCTCCTCCGGGCCTTTTATGAGCTGTCACAGACACACCGGG CCTTTGGGGACGTGTTCTCCGTCATCGGGGTGCGGGAGCCCCAGCCAGCAGCGAGTGAGGCTTTCGTGAAGTTTGCCGACGCCCACCGCAGCATCGAGAAGTTCGGCATCCGGCTGCTGAAAACCATCAAGCCG ATGCTGACAGATCTGAACACGTACCTCAACAAAGCCATCCCAGACACTCGCCTCACCATCAAGAAGTACCTGGATGTGAAGTTTGAGTACCTA TCCTACTGCCTGAAGGTGAAGGAGATGGACGACGAGGAGTACAGCTGCATC gccctgggggagCCCCTGTACCGCGTGAGCACCGGCAACTACGAGTACCGCCTGATCCTGCGCTGTCGCCAGGAGGCCCGCGCCCGCTTCTCCCAAATGCGCAAGGACGTGCTGGAGAAGATGGAGTTGCTAGACCAGAAGCACG GACATCGTGTTCCAGCTGCAGCGCCTTGTGTCCACCATGTCCAAGTACTACAACGATTGCTACGCGGTGCTGCGCGACGCCGACGTCTTCCCCATCGAGGTGGACCTGGCGCACACCACGCTGGCCTACGGCCTCGGCCAGGATGA